TGGACCCGTTTGTGTCCGGTCTTGGCATCGATCCAGTCCGAGGCCAACTGTCCGTCGAGGAACGGAACGAAACCGAGCACCCCGGAACGCCAGACATGATCCCGCAGCGTGATGTAGTGGCGTTGCACCTCACGGAAGATCCCGATCGGTGCGGAGATGAACACGTGGGTACCGTTGGTGACTTCGTCCACGGGGACGATGCGTGAATCCTGTCGAACGATCACCTCGTCGTGTTCTCCGTGGTAGGGGTGCGTCCCTTCGCGGAGGTACTGCGGCAGGAACATCCGGAGGAATTGCACCCAGGATTGCGCCCCGTAAGTCTGCACCGCACGATCGTGCAGGGACCCACCGTCTACCGCATATACGTCGCGGTAGGCGAACAGGCCACCTTCCCTCAGCACGGTGGGGATCGTCCGGATCATCGAGTGCAGGCCGGCATATCCGCCGCCGTAGCTGTACACCTCGTGCATGAGGGCCGAGGCGCTGATCACGTCTACAGGCTCAGTGACCAGCGTCCCGATGTCCTGCGCAAAGCCGGTCACCAGGTCGCATGTGCCGACCTTGCCGAATTCCTCCATCGCCTGGTTGAGCGACGTTGAGACCACGCCAGGCACTTCAACGAGGGTGAGGTCCACGTTCCGGTGCCCGTGCCCGCCGGCGGCGATCCGAGAGGCCAAGAAGGTGACGGCCGAGCCTCCGCCCGGTCCGATTTCCACCAGCCGAGGACAGTTCCTCTCAACTCGCTGTAGTGCCTGGTACGCGAGGTAACCCTTCTCCTCCCCATGCGCGTTGGCTGCCACATCCAGGTAGCAGGCCGCAGTCTTGGACTCGGTCGCGAATTTCGATGCAATCAACGTGCGCCCCCAAGAGATTGAGTTGCAGAGCATCCGGGTTCGAGCCCGGCCTCTTCGATCAGCAGGCGGTGCTTTCCGCGGTGGGAGGTTCGAGTGGGGGGTACAGAGTCCGGATGAGCACTTCGAACACGTCGAAGGGTTCGAGGCCCATCTCGGCTCGGCGGGCGTCGAGCTCGTCGGGGTCGTCAATGGCGTACGGGACCGGGGTTCCGGTCTGCATGTAGCTGAATTGCGTGCCGTAGAGCTGCGGCTGGCCGGCGATGATGCGGCGCCGGTCGGTGAGGTAGGCGACCTGCTTCGGGGTCGCCTCGCCGACGTGTACGGCCCCCTCGACCAGGGCAAGGGCGTGTTGCTGAAACTCGGGATTGGCGGTGGCGTGCTGGGCGATCCACCAGGCCGCAGCGGCTCCGATTTCGCCCACCAGCGAGCGACCGGTCCACCCGTGTGCGGCGATGATCTGCCGAAGCGTCTCGGTGGCTTTGTCCTCGACCTCACGCAGCGCGATCTGATCGGCTTCATGGGCCGGCGGTGCGGCCTGTTCTTGGGCTGCTTGGTGCCTTCTCTTGAGGTCCAAGAGGGCCAACGGGATCTGCGGTTGACTCGGTCGCGAGGCACTCATCGTTTGTCCTCCTGATCAATAGGGGAAGACGGGCTGTTGTTGCGTGCCCCCAGTGCATCGCCCCAGCAGGAGGTGCGGGTGATGCGCGACCGGACGTTTAGGCGGACGTTTTCCATCACGCCATACGGCCAACTCGCTACGGTGTGAGGACAATCCGCGATGGCGAGGGGAAGCGCATGGCGGGCAAGGTCACGAACGGACTGGCGGGCTTACGACAGGCAGCGGGCCACACGCAGCAGTCGTTCGTGGTGGCGTTCATGGACGAAGCCGCACGGCTCGGTATCGACGCCTCGCTCAGCGTGCGGCAGCTGCGGCGTTGGGAGCGCGAGACACCGCCGCCGTTGCCCCACCCGAGCCAGCAGGTTGTATTGGAAGCCATGCTCGGAGTGCCTTTGGCCGAGATGGGATTCGACGTTCCCGGACATCGCATGACGGTTGCGGCGCCCATCAGCGACGCTGGAGGAGTGAAGAGGAGAACGTTCGTCGCTGATACCGGTGCCCTGGCCGCGGGAGCCTTCCTCCCTACCAGGCCAGGCCCGCGCATTGGCACGGCCGACCTCGGCCAGCTGCGCACGCGGTTGGACGGCCTCTATCAGACGGACCACACGGAAGGCAGCGTGCCGGCGATGGTGGAGGCGCGCCGCATCGAAGGCGAGATCACCAGCGTCCTCGGCGCCGCCTCGTACACCTCTCGCATCGGACGTGAACTCCAGACCATGCTCGCTGAACTGCACGGTCACCGGGCCTGGTACGGCTATGACGGCGGCCTGATCGGCGAGGGCCGTGCAGCATGTATCGAGGCTCTCGCGGCGGCGCAGCTCGTCGACAACCCGCTCCTACAGGTTTCTGTACTGGAGACCCTCGTGCTCCTCGCGATCAAGGCTGGGCGGGGGTGGGAAGCCGCAAGTGCGGTCGAGTACGCCTACCGCCTCGCCACTAGTGCGGGCGCCGGGCACACAGTGCACCTCGTGATCGCGTTGCGTGACGCCAATGTCGCTACTCATGCCGGAGACCTATCAGGGGCGCGCCGTGCCCTGAGTCGTGCCGTGACATACCAGGGGCGCGCTGACACGGAAACGGAGGTGCCCAACTGGGCGCAGTTCGCCGGTCCGTTCGAGGTCGACTACGCCACGGCCGACATGTACGTGCGTGCTGCGCAACCCAAACGCGCCGTGCCGTTCCTGCGCGCCGCCGTGCGAGGCATTGGCGGCGATCTTGCCCGCAACAGTGTCTCTTACCGCGTGAAACTGGCGGGTGTACTCCTCGATGCCGGGGAAGTAGACGACGCGTGTGGGGAGATGAGCGCCGTCCTCGACGGGTACGGGGGCATTGCTTCTCCGCGGTTGCTGGGCAAGATCCGAGAGTTTCAGCGAGCCGCTCGCCGAGTTGACAGCACGGCGGCTCGCGAGTGTGGCGAGCGCATCCGTGAGACCGTCCGAGGGGGTACCGCGTGACGCAGCAGGAATCCATCAGCGTCGAGTACCTGGACGGGCCGGCCGCCGCGCAGGCCGAAGACGCGTTCAGGCTCGTCTACGCCGAGGCGTTCGCCGAGCCGCCCTACAACGAGGCCGAGCACGACGTCGCGGACTCCTTTCGGCGCTTCCGCTCGCAGACCCGCAAACGCACTTTCCGCAGCGCCCTGGCTCGCACCGGGGACGGCGGGCCGGTCGGTATGGCGTACGGCTACCCGCTTGGGCCCAAAACGGGGTGGTGGGATCAACTCACCCAACCAATACCCGACGACATGCGCCGCGAGGACGGGCGCCGGACCTTCGGTCTTATGGAGATCGCCGTACGTGGACCGTGGCGCGGGCAGGGCATCGCCGGCCGACTGCACGAGACCTTGCTCGCCGGCACCGAGGCCGAGCGCGTGCTGCTCAACGTTCACCCGGACAGCAAGGCGGCGCAGGCGGCATACCGGGCGTGGGGCTATCGAAAGATCGGCGAGGCACGTCCGTGGGAGGGAGCGGACGTGCACGACGTGATGATGCTCGACCTGCGCCGGACGGCTTCATAAGGGACAGCTGGCTGGCCGTGCCGGTCTGCGTGTGTTGCTTCCGCATCCTCAGCAGGGTTCTCTCCCAACCCCGAGGTTGCCGGCCACCAAGCTGCAGGACAGCCTGGGGGACCATGGAGGTGGCGGTTGCTTGCTTAACAGTGACGGCTGGACCAGCCAACATCACAGGCGGTGATCACCATGCCGAAGACGCATGCCGTCGCCAGGGTGAGCCCAGCTGTGTTTTCCTCGTCAGTTGTCGCCACGCGGGTTCCCAGCTTCGTGCCTGAGCTTGGTCTGCACCTTGACGTCCCTGCAGCGGAGGAACCGCAAACAAGGGAGTCCATTTCCACGATCTGCGGCACACGGGCAACAGCCTGGCCGCGACCGGTGGCGCCACCACGCGGGAGCTGATGACGCGTAGGGGGCACTCGACCGTGCGGGCCGCCATGGTCTACCAGCACCTCGTCGGCGGGCGTGATCAGGAGATCGCGGACCACGTCGATCGGCTGATCAGGAAGTCGAAGCAGACGAAGAAGGCGAAGCGCCCCAAGGGGGATCGGGAGTCACCCGACGGCGACAAGATCAACTGATCTGGCACGGATCTGGCACGGCGGCGTGATCCCGGCTCGAGAACGATCAAGGCCCAGGCGTCCGGTTCTTCACCGGCCGACCTGGGCCTTCGTCGTGCCCGCCGCATACGCGGCGTGTGGTGCCCCCGGCAGGATTCGAACCTGCGACACCCGCTTTAGGAGGGTGCTCCGGTGATCCGGGGGCTGACCTGGGCCGGTCCCAGCCTGCTGGGCCACCGAGCCGACGGCCCGCTGATGACTGTCGCTGTCCGCCGGTATCCCTGCCATCTGGCACGGATCTGGCACGGCCGGGTACGGTCGATCGCATGATCTCGGACCCCGGCACGAGTCCAGACGCACCGCGGGATTTCACGGCAGAGGGCGTGGAGCCCGTGCTCCACGAAGCGTGCGCAGAGGCCCGGATCGATGCGTCCGGAGCGGAGCTGTTGCGACTCGGCTCGAATGCCGTCTACCGACTGTCGTCCGCCCCGGTGATCGTTCGCATCGCGCGTGATCCAGATGCGGCCGCAGAGATGGAACGGGCCGTAGGGGTCGCCCGCTGGCTTGAGGCGCAGGACTTTCCTGCGACGAGAGTGCTACGCGGAGTGCGCCAGCCGCTGTCGGCCGGCGGCAGGGTCGTCACGTTCTGGGAGAGCGTCCAGGACCGCGAGGAGTACGCGACCGTGACCGAGCTGGCGGACCTGTTGCGCCGATTCCACTGGCTTGAGGAGCCGCAGTCGCTCCGCCTGCCGTACTTCGACCCGTTCGCCAAGGTGTGGTCCTCCTTTGAAGCCCTTGATGGCGTCTCGCCGGATGACGCGGTGTTCCTGGAGCAGCGGGCCCGACGATTGCACAAGGAGTACGACCGGCTGGACTTCGTTCTGCCGTACGGCCTGATCCACGGTGACGCCAATATCGGCAACGTCCTACGGGACCGCAGCGGGCAGCCCCTCCTGATCGACCTGGACGGTGTCTGCCTGGCCCCGCGGGAGTGGGACCTGATCCTTACGGCGATCTACTACGACCGTTTCGGTTGGCATGGCCGGAGCGACTACGAAGGCTTCGTCCACCACTACGGGTTCGACATCATGAACTGGCCCGGCTACTCGGTGCTGGCGGATGTCCGTGAGCTGATGATGGTGCTGTGGATGGGCCAGCAGGTCGGCAGCAGCGAGAAGTCTGCCGCCGAGTTCAGCCGCCGGATGCAGGCGCTCCGTACCGGGGGAAGCCGCCGGGACTGGAGCCCCTTCTGACCCGACGGCTACGAGGTCGTCAGAGCTTGCCCGCTTGCGATCCACAAACGGTGTTCCGTGGCCTGGTCGTGGAGCTCGCGTACGACGGCGGTAGACCCTGACACCGCGAGGTGTTGGCGGAACTCCGCGAGGTAGGCGACGCATCGGGCGGACTTGAGCTGTTCCCCGAGATCAAGGGCGTCCAGCGCGACGTTGCAAGCTTCCTCGACGTCGCCGGCGTGGAGGTGGGCGTCGGCCAGGACCATGGTGGCGAAGAAATCACTGCGGACGTGGCTGCCGCTCATTGCATTCTCCGCATGGGAGACGGCCTGACGCGCGCTGCGCACGTCGCGGAAGCAGTGGGCAGACTCCGCCGCCAGTTCGGCAGCGTCGAAGTAGGTGATCCACTCTGGCTCGTCGTCCGCATTGCAACTCTCCAGCGCCTTGGCGGCTGCGGCGAGCGCACTTTCGCACGCGTGCCGGTCTCCGGTGCGCGCCAGCGCCCGAGCCTCCATCGCGTGGAACTGCGCTCGCAGGGTCGGAGTGGCAACAGCAGAGATGCCCATCAGGGCCGCGCGAGCGAGAGTGGCACCGTGGGTGAACTGGCCCAGAAACGTGGCCTGGTGGCTCATCGCGGACAGGATGCTGCCGGCAAGGCGCCGATCGTTGCCGTCTTGGGCGAGCCTGAGGGCCTGGAGAAAGTACCGCTGTGCCAGCCCGTGCTGACAAGCGTCGTGCGACATCCAACCAGCCAGCAGGGTGGCTTCAGCGACGGTCGAAAAGAGAGCGCGGCCAACCGACTCGGTGTACCGGCCGGAGAGCAGCGGCGCTACCTCCCGGCTGAGGTACTGGATCACGGACTGCCGAGCGTGGTCTCCGCCGAACCGGTCATCGAGCTGGGCGAACATGTCGCAGGTCGACTTGATCACCGCGACATCGGCGAGGCCCACACGCGGCCCTCGATCACCCAGTGCCTTGGGCAATGCTGCCTCCGGAGCAACAAGCCACCGTAACGACGCTTCACTCCACGCGGGCTGGGACGCCTGGGCCTGAAGCAGGGGGTCATAGCCGTTCAGGTCCGCCCGCCAGAGGCGGTCCACGTTCGCAATGGCAGCGTCAGGGCTGGCGGGGTAGCCGGCGTCCAGAAGGGCGGAGTCCCGGCCGGTGAGGTGGCCCAGCCCCAGTTCAGCAGACGACATCCCCAGGGTTTCGCACACCACCGGGCCGTAAAACTCATCCGGAGCGCTGTGGCCGTTCTCCCAACTGGCGATCCGTCGCTTCACGCTCGCGTCGGCCGGGAGTGACTGGCCATGGCGAGTGGCGACTTGGCGCAGTTCATGGACCAGCCGAGCCTGACTCCAACCGCGGCTCTTCCGGGCCCGCAACAGGAGAGAACCGAACGACGTCGGCGTCGATTCCGTGGTGATCGCCTCCCCGGAGGGCGTGGGCGATGCCCGTTCCTCCCCCTGAATCTAGGGACCTGATACGGGCCGCGTGGCGACTCCGGTGGATTGCCCGCGGTTCAGACCCTGACGGGGGATGACGCGATCGTGCAGTGCCCGTCATCCCCCGTCACCTGTCGTCATCTGCCCAGCTCAGGGCCTCACGCAGGAGTCTGGTTGCACCGCGGCAGACGAGCCGCCGCAGTTGCCGACCGAGGTGGGATGACGTGCAGAGGATGACGAGGCGAGGTATTCAGTGGCTGTCCGCTGTCGCCGACGATCCAGTGATGTGCCGGGCTCATTGGGCGGATGACCCCAGGCGCCCATACACGCTGCCGACCGGGCGCCTCTTCGATGTGGTGGTCATGAGCCAGCGGTTGGGCATGGAGACCTTCGACCAGTTGGTACGTCGCGAAATGCCGCTCGGTCCGGTCATGATGGACCGTCGCGCAAAGCAGATCGGGTTCCTTCTGTCGTCCAAGTCGCGGGCCCGCTTCACGCGCCTCCTGTCCCTGGAAACGGCAACCCCGCCCGAGTACCGCTACCTCGACGCCGGCTCCTTCGTCGTCGTACCCGGGCCGATGCCGATGGCCGATGACCGCCACCAGTGGCTACGCGCGCCCATTCGCCGGCCCGAGGCATCCCCGCTGCGCACGGCGTCGTTAGCGGTGATGTTCGCGGCCGCCGCAGCCTTGATCGAACGAGCAGACCGCTATGGCGTGCAGTACCCGAGCCCCGGAGCGGCCGGGCCCGAGGATTCTGAGCGGGTGAGCGACCGTGCCCAGTGAGGAAGATCCCGAGGATGCGGCCCGCTGGTCCCCCCTGGAGACGGACGAGTGGTACGCGGCCCGCAACGCCACCACGGCCCTGCGGGACGTGCTGACCGCGGCAGGCATGGCCCGCGAATTCCCCTACCTCCGTGCCGACCTGAACGCCTTCGGCCACGGCCTCATCGAACTCGGCCGTGTCTCGCCGGAGACGGCGGAGCGCCTGGCAGAGC
The sequence above is a segment of the Streptomyces lydicus genome. Coding sequences within it:
- a CDS encoding aminoglycoside phosphotransferase family protein: MISDPGTSPDAPRDFTAEGVEPVLHEACAEARIDASGAELLRLGSNAVYRLSSAPVIVRIARDPDAAAEMERAVGVARWLEAQDFPATRVLRGVRQPLSAGGRVVTFWESVQDREEYATVTELADLLRRFHWLEEPQSLRLPYFDPFAKVWSSFEALDGVSPDDAVFLEQRARRLHKEYDRLDFVLPYGLIHGDANIGNVLRDRSGQPLLIDLDGVCLAPREWDLILTAIYYDRFGWHGRSDYEGFVHHYGFDIMNWPGYSVLADVRELMMVLWMGQQVGSSEKSAAEFSRRMQALRTGGSRRDWSPF
- a CDS encoding integrase — protein: MTRRGHSTVRAAMVYQHLVGGRDQEIADHVDRLIRKSKQTKKAKRPKGDRESPDGDKIN
- a CDS encoding bifunctional DNA primase/polymerase; the protein is MTRRGIQWLSAVADDPVMCRAHWADDPRRPYTLPTGRLFDVVVMSQRLGMETFDQLVRREMPLGPVMMDRRAKQIGFLLSSKSRARFTRLLSLETATPPEYRYLDAGSFVVVPGPMPMADDRHQWLRAPIRRPEASPLRTASLAVMFAAAAALIERADRYGVQYPSPGAAGPEDSERVSDRAQ
- a CDS encoding DUF6624 domain-containing protein, whose product is MDLKRRHQAAQEQAAPPAHEADQIALREVEDKATETLRQIIAAHGWTGRSLVGEIGAAAAWWIAQHATANPEFQQHALALVEGAVHVGEATPKQVAYLTDRRRIIAGQPQLYGTQFSYMQTGTPVPYAIDDPDELDARRAEMGLEPFDVFEVLIRTLYPPLEPPTAESTAC
- a CDS encoding GNAT family N-acetyltransferase, which gives rise to MTQQESISVEYLDGPAAAQAEDAFRLVYAEAFAEPPYNEAEHDVADSFRRFRSQTRKRTFRSALARTGDGGPVGMAYGYPLGPKTGWWDQLTQPIPDDMRREDGRRTFGLMEIAVRGPWRGQGIAGRLHETLLAGTEAERVLLNVHPDSKAAQAAYRAWGYRKIGEARPWEGADVHDVMMLDLRRTAS